The Oscillatoria acuminata PCC 6304 genomic interval GCATCCACCACCTCTGCCGATCGCTGCGAATTACTCACCGAGTTTGTCGCCCCAGTCAATCGACTTCCCTGGATGAACATCCTCTGGATGTAGGGATAGAAATTAAGCTCTTTCAGTTTGAGGCCGGGTTGATTCAAAGTTTACTTGGCCAGGAAGTTACGGCCATTTCCAATACTCAAAGCTCAGATTTTGGAGAACGAGACCAAGCTCTCTTTCACCAGCTCCAAATTGGCAGTTTATTAAGTATTCCGATATGGCATCGAGAAACTTTGTTGGGTCATGTTTCTGCCATCAAACCCCAATCTTATGATTGGAATGAAGATGAAATTTCAGCGATGGAATCGATTTCTCTACATCTAGGAATTGCGATTACTCAGGCACAGTTATATCAACGCACCCAGGACCAAGCTCGCCAAGCGCGATCTCAAGCTCAAAAACTCAGAAAAGCCCTGGATGAAAAAACTGAATTAATTGCCTCGCTTCATGATACTCAGTTTCAACTGGTTCAAAGCGAAAAAATGTCTAGTTTAGGTCAATTGGTTGCCGGGGTTGCCCATGAAATTAATAATCCGATTAATTTCATTTATGGCAATCTTCCTCACATCGCAAATTACAGCAAAGAGATTGTAGCACTGTTAGAGCGGTATCGTGAACACTTGAACCCCGTTCCCCAATCTATTGCTGAATTTGAAGCGGAAATCGATATACATTTTATTCAGACCGATTTAACACAAATCCTTCGCTCTATGAAGGAAGGATCTGAAAGGGTGCGGGAAATTGTTTTGACTTTACGCAATTTTTCCCGCTTAGATCAAGCCGAAGTCAAATGGGTTGATATTCATGAGGGAATTGATAGCAGCCTAATTTTATTAGCCCATCGTCTCCATAATATCGAGGTGGTGAAATCCTATGGCGATATTCCCCGATTATGTTGCTATCCGGGACAACTCAATCAGGTGTTTATGAATTTGTTTTCCAATGCGATCGATGCCATTGAACTGCCCGATCGCGGGGGCAATGCGGCGACTTTCCCGGTGAATCATTTAGGCAGTGGGCAAATTACCATCACCACTACAGTGATTGCTCAAACGGATCTCCCCTTGGATACCCTCCTTCCCAGTCACCCTCCTTACCTCCCTACGGGAGAGTGGGTGCAAATTCGGATTCGGGATACCGGCTGTGGCATTCTCCCCCAACATCAAACTAAAATTTTCGACCCGTTTTTTACCACAAAACCCGTGGGGAGTGGCAAAGGATTAGGCTTATCGATCGCCTATAAAATTATCGTAGACCGACATCATGGGCGCTTG includes:
- a CDS encoding GAF domain-containing sensor histidine kinase produces the protein MNADIFPFGPHEVGSANRTSRRMAIAELLGRQTDWHLGGNEAENAAWTAGWLDCLEFLGQIDRGIVAKVKQLCCEKRQFSREEISTSVCLTKNTAGEGNGEAENVQSLSATPGTVQSPKAPRNFSEKNRDRRKQPPGEGEQVLSAQRLNAIAKAIHGSLDETEIYQAIVQQMCDVFEADCGGLILHDLQEQTLIEMAVYHPLEASPESPLRHREIRAPLRVEGLKEWNTLRSQKSPWVVGDIATTGMPEVERLLLRGSGLQSTLMVPILSQNEAIATVYLSYTEAAHRWQPSELKFAEMVAQQAAVALGNVRHYIQAKKHVQREQVLNRIAGRIRTSLDLDRTIETALSELLTLTQADLILFSTPTSLIESIHHLCRSLRITHRVCRPSQSTSLDEHPLDVGIEIKLFQFEAGLIQSLLGQEVTAISNTQSSDFGERDQALFHQLQIGSLLSIPIWHRETLLGHVSAIKPQSYDWNEDEISAMESISLHLGIAITQAQLYQRTQDQARQARSQAQKLRKALDEKTELIASLHDTQFQLVQSEKMSSLGQLVAGVAHEINNPINFIYGNLPHIANYSKEIVALLERYREHLNPVPQSIAEFEAEIDIHFIQTDLTQILRSMKEGSERVREIVLTLRNFSRLDQAEVKWVDIHEGIDSSLILLAHRLHNIEVVKSYGDIPRLCCYPGQLNQVFMNLFSNAIDAIELPDRGGNAATFPVNHLGSGQITITTTVIAQTDLPLDTLLPSHPPYLPTGEWVQIRIRDTGCGILPQHQTKIFDPFFTTKPVGSGKGLGLSIAYKIIVDRHHGRLTFENLPEGGCEFIIELPVISQDPI